Proteins co-encoded in one Flavobacteriaceae bacterium MAR_2009_75 genomic window:
- a CDS encoding galactonate dehydratase, producing the protein MKNSRRDFLSKAVATTALTTLPLVNYGKEYIDAIERTPKMSAPSDLKITDIKCGFIRGGHSLFVKIYSNQDIVGHGEGVDATPGTYHLVKSFGERIKGKSPLNVHRLFEDIRRSGFFEGAQSGMFVAVLTAVETALWDLAGKALNLPVYQLLGGKFRDKIRVYMDTALYQNRLPKPEDFAASAKEAVDMGFTAVKFDLDQANDPNKYDKYNWTAGPAEIQRMYDQMAATREAVGPNIDICADMHGKYDAITGEKVAKMLEPLNMMWLEEPIPAENTDAYKKITESTSTPICAGENHYLAHGFRPLLETGAVDIIMPDLQKAGGLGEAQRIANLANLYYVPFAPHMVASFLGAMASCHVCASVPNFMILEWQIYFHKDPMYKEIVTYDEEMVEDGFIKLSEKPGIGVEINEEGMKKYADKNVPFFK; encoded by the coding sequence ATGAAAAATTCAAGAAGAGACTTTCTATCTAAAGCCGTTGCCACCACAGCCTTGACCACTTTGCCGTTGGTCAATTATGGAAAAGAATATATAGATGCCATTGAGCGAACCCCAAAAATGTCGGCACCATCCGATCTAAAGATAACGGATATCAAATGTGGGTTCATACGTGGTGGCCATAGTCTTTTCGTAAAAATTTATAGTAATCAAGATATTGTGGGTCATGGTGAGGGGGTTGACGCGACCCCTGGTACTTATCATTTGGTCAAAAGTTTTGGAGAGCGAATAAAAGGAAAGAGCCCGTTGAACGTTCATCGACTTTTTGAAGACATACGAAGAAGCGGTTTTTTTGAAGGTGCACAATCGGGAATGTTCGTTGCGGTTTTGACCGCTGTCGAGACTGCCCTGTGGGATTTAGCGGGAAAAGCCCTGAACCTCCCAGTATATCAACTTTTAGGAGGAAAATTCAGGGACAAGATTAGGGTTTATATGGATACGGCACTGTATCAAAACAGGCTTCCCAAACCCGAAGATTTTGCAGCGAGTGCCAAAGAAGCCGTGGATATGGGCTTTACGGCGGTGAAGTTTGATTTGGATCAGGCCAATGATCCTAATAAATATGATAAATACAATTGGACGGCGGGCCCTGCGGAAATTCAGCGTATGTACGACCAAATGGCAGCTACTCGTGAGGCTGTTGGGCCAAACATCGATATATGTGCAGACATGCATGGTAAATACGATGCAATTACAGGTGAAAAGGTCGCAAAGATGCTTGAGCCTTTAAATATGATGTGGCTCGAAGAACCTATACCTGCTGAAAATACTGATGCATACAAAAAAATAACGGAGTCGACTAGCACGCCTATATGCGCTGGAGAAAATCACTACCTCGCCCATGGGTTTAGGCCACTTTTGGAAACAGGTGCAGTCGATATTATCATGCCTGACCTGCAAAAGGCCGGGGGGCTAGGTGAAGCACAACGAATCGCTAATTTGGCCAATCTCTATTATGTGCCTTTTGCTCCTCATATGGTAGCGTCTTTTCTAGGAGCAATGGCCTCATGTCATGTTTGTGCCTCGGTGCCCAATTTTATGATACTTGAGTGGCAGATTTATTTTCATAAAGATCCCATGTATAAAGAAATCGTTACCTATGACGAAGAAATGGTAGAAGATGGTTTTATAAAACTATCGGAGAAACCAGGTATTGGAGTAGAAATTAACGAAGAGGGCATGAAAAAATATGCGGACAAAAATGTACCTTTTTTCAAATAA
- a CDS encoding regulator of RNase E activity RraA: protein MRPYFKSLVCLTVFLGSVFAVTAQQISKEELIFLTPEWKGERFEDGRPKVSDDILKRMKGVTIEEAWAVLKGENFKYQYAEDWQTINPDSVLVGRAVTAVFMPGRPDIHRVIDDRGHNQDGRIKSQNAWTIDLLQKGDVYVVDQFGAHVDGPTIGDNLGNSIYAKTGNGIVYDGAIRDINGLKEIGGFTSFFRTYHPSHHLNNPDDDLNTTLIGINTPTRIGMATVIPGDIVLGRDGGVIFIPPHLAEKVVKISEVVRLRDMFGHQRLREQKYTPGEIDNRWSDKIEKDFSQWLNAHIDELPVPKEQIQELLKTRTW from the coding sequence ATGAGACCCTATTTCAAATCACTCGTTTGTCTTACAGTTTTTCTAGGATCTGTGTTTGCCGTGACCGCACAACAGATAAGTAAAGAAGAACTTATTTTTTTAACTCCGGAATGGAAAGGGGAGCGTTTCGAAGATGGTAGGCCGAAGGTTTCGGACGATATCTTAAAGAGAATGAAAGGTGTTACCATAGAAGAAGCTTGGGCAGTACTCAAAGGTGAAAATTTTAAGTATCAGTATGCAGAAGATTGGCAGACCATTAACCCTGATAGTGTGCTTGTAGGTAGAGCGGTTACGGCTGTATTTATGCCAGGTAGGCCCGATATACATCGTGTTATAGATGATCGAGGGCATAATCAAGACGGGCGAATAAAATCTCAAAATGCTTGGACCATTGATTTGCTTCAAAAAGGAGATGTTTATGTAGTAGATCAGTTCGGTGCACATGTAGATGGACCCACCATAGGAGATAATTTGGGAAATTCCATTTATGCGAAAACAGGTAACGGAATCGTCTATGACGGGGCCATACGTGATATAAACGGTCTTAAAGAAATCGGCGGTTTCACTTCCTTTTTTCGAACCTATCACCCTTCTCACCATCTCAACAATCCCGATGATGATTTGAACACCACTTTGATAGGCATAAACACGCCTACACGAATAGGTATGGCTACCGTAATTCCGGGTGATATAGTTTTAGGCCGAGATGGAGGTGTTATTTTCATTCCGCCCCATTTAGCAGAAAAAGTGGTCAAAATTTCAGAAGTGGTTCGGCTTCGCGATATGTTCGGTCACCAAAGACTTAGAGAGCAAAAGTATACCCCCGGTGAAATTGATAACCGTTGGTCAGATAAAATCGAAAAAGATTTCTCTCAATGGTTGAACGCTCATATTGATGAACTTCCCGTACCTAAGGAACAGATTCAGGAGCTGTTAAAGACCAGAACTTGGTAG